A window of the Oncorhynchus mykiss isolate Arlee chromosome 15, USDA_OmykA_1.1, whole genome shotgun sequence genome harbors these coding sequences:
- the LOC110490880 gene encoding peptidase inhibitor 15-A has product MNAPHFSIDLLLLCISCGASVLAANSPTVSSTLPATNFTDLGSAFSYGEADSKNIILTRKKRYISQNDMLVILDYHNKVRGKVFPPASNMEYMTWDETLSKSAEDWAHSCLWEHGPRHLLRFLGQNLSVRTGRYRSILQLVKPWHDEVKDYVFPYPRDCNPRCPLKCYGPMCTHYTQMVWATTNKVGCAIHTCHNMNVWGNVWKRTTFLVCNYSSKGNWIGEAPYKVGVPCSACPPSYGGSCSNNMCFPALNTNYLQWFK; this is encoded by the exons ATGAATGCTCCGCACTTTTCCATAGACTTGCTGCTGCTGTGCATATCTTGCGGAGCAAGTGTATTGGCAGCCAACTCTCCCACCGTGTCCTCGACGCTGCCAGCCACCAATTTCACCGACCTTGGCTCAGCGTTCAGCTATGGGGAAGCAGACAGCAAGAATATTATTCTGACCAGGAAGAAGCGTTATATTTCCCAAAACGACATGCTTGTCATTCTTGATTATCACAATAAAGTAAGAGGGAAAGTTTTCCCTCCGGCGTCCAATATGGAGTACATG ACGTGGGACGAGACCCTGTCTAAATCAGCTGAGGACTGGGCCCACTCGTGTCTGTGGGAGCACGGACCTCGACACCTCCTCAGGTTCCTGGGCCAGAACCTCTCTGTCAGGACCGGACG cTACCGCTCCATTCTCCAGTTGGTGAAGCCCTGGCATGATGAAGTGAAGGACTATGTGTTCCCTTACCCCCGGGACTGCAACCCCAGATGCCCCCTTAAATGCTACGGACCCAtgtgtacacattatacacag ATGGTTTGGGCCACAACAAACAAAGTCGGCTGTGCTATACACACCTGTCACAATATGAACGTGTGGGGGAACGTGTGGAAACGGACTACATTCTTAGTGTGTAACTATTCATCTAA AGGGAACTGGATCGGAGAGGCACCCTACAAAGTAGGCGTCCCGTGCTCCGCCTGTCCCCCGAGCTACGGAGGCTCCTGTTCCAACAACATGTGCTTCCCAGCCCTCAACACAAACTATCTGCAGTGGTTCAAATAG